A portion of the Paenibacillus marchantiae genome contains these proteins:
- a CDS encoding sigma-70 family RNA polymerase sigma factor produces MDKLSKESTALTEQQFSDRLEACKEKLYRFAFSYVKNEQEALEIISEASYKGFLSYEKVKSPDYFETWMTRIVINCSLDHIRRKKKYTYMEDSTIPFAAEESSMGLEEQWDLYEALDHLHPEDRAFIVLKFFQDQRFKDMAEVLSLPESTVKTRFYKILNKLKKYLTKEEVDFT; encoded by the coding sequence GTGGACAAACTGAGTAAGGAAAGTACAGCACTAACTGAACAGCAGTTCAGTGATCGTCTGGAGGCATGTAAAGAAAAGCTTTATCGCTTCGCGTTCTCTTATGTGAAAAATGAACAGGAAGCCTTGGAAATTATATCTGAGGCATCTTATAAAGGTTTTCTATCTTATGAAAAAGTGAAAAGTCCTGATTATTTTGAAACCTGGATGACCCGGATCGTCATCAACTGTTCTCTGGATCACATCAGACGAAAGAAGAAATACACGTATATGGAAGACAGTACAATACCGTTTGCAGCCGAGGAGAGTTCCATGGGGCTTGAAGAGCAATGGGATTTATACGAAGCACTTGATCATCTGCATCCCGAAGATAGGGCATTTATCGTTTTGAAATTTTTCCAGGATCAGCGATTCAAGGATATGGCGGAGGTACTGTCCCTGCCGGAAAGCACGGTGAAGACCAGGTTCTATAAGATCTTAAACAAACTCAAAAAATATCTGACCAAGGAAGAGGTTGATTTTACATGA
- the alr gene encoding alanine racemase, which yields MYRDTWAEIDLTQIRKNIIEIRKFLPRSTKLMAVVKANAYGHGDIETSKEAVEAGADYLACAFIEEAIRLRNAGLKQPILILTPIRPEFVPLALEHDLMLTVTQASWFQEMRKYKPVHTPHKLSVHVKMDTGLGRIGIRTQEEWQEMVPWLRASDVVFDGFYTHFATAGEADNCYLQLQIQRFLEMKEWSSMSRIPINHYHCAGSVAALRFPELCMDMARIGAAIYGFYPEKLVPNIQLKPAFSLHSRLLQTKRLKKGEYVGYNNAYQTDSDQWIGTVPIGYADGWSQRMQNTEVLVEGVRAEIIGKISMDQLMVKLPMYFPEGSKLTFIGYSGEQEIPIQVLANHIGGVSQEITSSITDRVLRIYKEGGEVHHEITGSRTKTY from the coding sequence ATGTACCGAGATACTTGGGCTGAAATAGATTTAACGCAAATTCGCAAAAATATCATAGAGATCCGCAAATTTCTACCACGTTCGACCAAACTAATGGCCGTTGTTAAAGCAAATGCATACGGCCATGGAGATATCGAGACGAGCAAAGAAGCAGTAGAGGCAGGCGCGGATTATTTAGCGTGTGCCTTCATTGAAGAAGCCATCCGCCTAAGGAATGCGGGCTTAAAACAACCGATTCTTATTTTGACTCCGATTCGTCCTGAATTTGTACCTTTGGCTCTGGAACATGATTTGATGCTTACCGTTACACAAGCGTCTTGGTTTCAGGAGATGAGAAAATACAAGCCTGTTCATACCCCGCATAAGTTATCTGTGCATGTGAAAATGGATACTGGACTTGGGCGAATCGGTATACGCACGCAAGAAGAGTGGCAAGAAATGGTTCCTTGGCTCAGAGCATCAGATGTAGTATTCGACGGGTTCTATACCCACTTCGCGACTGCAGGTGAGGCAGACAACTGTTATCTACAGCTTCAGATTCAACGCTTCCTGGAAATGAAAGAGTGGAGCAGTATGTCACGGATTCCAATCAATCATTATCACTGTGCGGGAAGTGTGGCAGCACTTCGATTTCCGGAATTGTGCATGGATATGGCTCGAATAGGAGCTGCAATCTATGGCTTTTATCCGGAAAAATTAGTACCTAACATCCAACTAAAACCAGCATTCAGTTTACACAGTAGACTCTTGCAAACGAAAAGATTAAAAAAAGGCGAATATGTGGGTTACAACAATGCTTATCAAACAGACTCAGATCAATGGATCGGAACAGTGCCTATCGGCTATGCCGATGGATGGTCGCAGAGAATGCAAAATACGGAGGTGTTGGTGGAAGGGGTTCGTGCAGAAATTATAGGGAAAATCTCCATGGATCAATTGATGGTCAAGCTTCCCATGTATTTTCCGGAAGGATCAAAGTTGACCTTCATTGGCTATTCAGGTGAGCAGGAAATTCCGATTCAGGTACTGGCCAATCATATCGGTGGTGTCTCTCAAGAAATAACGAGTTCCATCACGGACAGAGTGTTACGAATTTATAAAGAAGGTGGGGAAGTTCATCATGAAATCACGGGAAGTCGTACAAAAACATATTGA
- a CDS encoding D-alanyl-D-alanine carboxypeptidase family protein has protein sequence MKSREVVQKHIEISVSNEERFQGHLVLINDQNPIRRQVQVHQLESLDSLPSIKKLNKEMLLEKQCFNQFHALLKACGGTDEIVAVSAYRTKEDQVQIYQDCLIEQGSEYTSKYVALPDHSEHQTGLAIDVGKLKSNIDFIAPSFPDTGIYKSFRQHAIQFGFILRYKQEKESITRIAYEPWHFRYVGYPHSKIMEENKLCLEEYIDFVQQYRFSGEQLTIKEKDMTIQIYYVSADKGTSSHIPILSCDSYRISGTNREGFIVTTFSKN, from the coding sequence ATGAAATCACGGGAAGTCGTACAAAAACATATTGAAATCAGCGTAAGTAACGAAGAACGGTTTCAAGGACACTTAGTGTTAATAAATGATCAAAACCCAATCAGAAGGCAAGTACAAGTCCATCAACTAGAGTCACTGGATTCCTTGCCTTCAATAAAGAAGTTAAATAAGGAGATGCTTCTGGAGAAGCAGTGTTTCAATCAATTTCATGCTCTGCTTAAAGCTTGTGGGGGGACGGATGAAATTGTCGCCGTCAGCGCATATCGAACAAAAGAAGATCAAGTCCAGATCTATCAAGATTGTTTGATAGAACAGGGTTCGGAATATACTTCCAAATACGTTGCCTTGCCTGACCATAGTGAACACCAAACGGGGTTGGCTATCGATGTGGGTAAATTGAAATCGAATATCGATTTTATTGCTCCTTCCTTTCCGGACACGGGCATTTACAAGTCCTTCAGACAACATGCCATACAATTCGGTTTTATCCTTCGATATAAACAAGAAAAAGAATCGATCACTCGTATTGCTTATGAGCCCTGGCATTTTAGATATGTAGGATATCCCCATTCCAAAATCATGGAAGAAAACAAGCTATGTTTAGAGGAGTACATCGATTTTGTACAGCAATATCGGTTCTCTGGAGAGCAGCTTACAATTAAAGAAAAGGACATGACAATCCAGATATATTATGTTTCCGCGGATAAAGGGACATCTAGCCATATCCCGATCTTGAGCTGTGATTCTTATCGCATATCAGGGACGAATCGTGAAGGATTCATTGTTACGACTTTCTCCAAAAATTAA